aacaGACATCGTTAAGCATCTAATGTGATGACCTCTCGTCTTATAACAAATAGACTCATCCGAACGGGATGCGATCTTTGTATATTCAAGCCATTttgcgtaatatttttttgtggcaaagttttattgattaacataatatattttcatttataatttttatatagttcatTATtactatcattattatatttctcttaaaatctaattattgttttaaatacaacaataactgaatagttaatattgtattaaaatttggaGTATTCCGGGTTTTTAAGAGTCTGGCgagtgaaaatttaaaaaccagCCATTATTGATAGGTAACATTTAATGTAAAGCtgacatttatatgtttaatatatatatatataggtataccattatatatatatatatatatatatatatatatatatatatatatatagataccgttatatatatatatatatatatatataatggtaATCCTAAGGTTTcagagatattttatatttctagcGCAAGAAAACTAAACAACATATAACGTTTGCAAACACTATTAAAAAGATCGTCCATGAGTTGCCATCACAAAAAGCaattatttgcatttattttaggtcatataaaatattttataaatcgcaACCATTAACACCAGAGTTTGAGGCTATCGAGTTTCAGGAAGCGATCCTTTAAAATGTCAATGccaataaagaatatattccttatctgatattattttaagaattttagtCATATGACTTtatgcatttatattttaatttggtcACTGATATAACATGTCCTTtaactttttgtatattttaaattttcttttttgtcacaacatttgaaagatttaaaagtccgtcaatattaaaaagaaatctatTAGTTTCACAGAATGTATTCaatcaaaatgttataacatttttcaatttcataaatattgtaattagatttttgaaaaataaaaaccctAATGGAAATAAAGCAATAACAGAAAAAAGGAAAAGGCGTTAATCATACTTATACATACcggaaacaaaaattataataatgtatgtgtTCAAGAgcgaagaaataaaaataaaattatttgagctATACATAAATCAAGCCAACACAAAGGTTGtaggatatataataaaaaatataatatcatacaaGACgtccatttatatttaaatattcatgctGGATAAAAAGTggcttaatttataaatcaacaTCTCTAGTGTCGTATCAGTATATTATAGAAGCTTCATAACAACAATCGCGTCTCAAAAAATTGTGCTCATTCATTTTACAAAATGATATCGCATAGTTTTTAtacctttttaatttctttatttattttatttagtgaaaGTTCCTCAAAGGTAGCACGTGAGTATCTTTGGCGttgactttaaataaatatatatttatttatattaatacatttttttgtatattatagatTCAGTGGCTgttgagaaataaaatgtataataaattctatattaaattgctTAATATTGATAGATTTTCTCAATATATTGCACCTCCTTATTTAGAAACTTTTAAACTGAATAAATTAACGTCCTTATTTTGTtcctcaatattatattaaatataagtggcttttgttttgaaaaataaaaaaaaaaataaaacccaTCTACCTcgattttttccttttatatgttttttttttctatttaaaatattttttaaatatatatatttttttaaatttgcggAAGAATGCTGAGGTGTTAGTCTTGACtctaattataaagatatttatatcataaaaatcaaACTCTGTATAAAATCCATAaccttaacattttaatttgtgtattgttcaataataagtcttcaattatgttatttttatattttagcgGATTATATAGTGCCATGTCCAGGCCTAAAGTCAGACtgccttaaaaaaaatattcaggaaACCATCCCATTATTTGTTCAGGGCATCCCAAGCTTAGGCATTAATTCCTCAGACCCTCTCTTAAGAGATAAAGTCAATTTAGACCTACCCGGAGGTCTCAAGATAGAATTCTATGATGGAGTGCTTACTGGTTTCAAGAAATGTATTGTGGATTCCGTAAAGTaagatttctttttcattgtatggaattatttattacatcataAAAATTCCTAATATAACAGTATCGTATATTGTTTAGTTTTGAggactattttataaactgaaatatttCGTTGAGATGTATGTTGATCTAAGTCAGCATAAAATCTTGGTCAATAAGAGATTttgtagatttaattttttattttaaattgatctaTCTTCGCTACAACTGtatgtttctttataaagtttaaaaagtaaagtttaaagttttaaaaatcttaaataaagtataaaaatattcctattatatcaaagtatgtgtgtgtacatatatttgtagtCACTTTATAAATATCCATTGAATAGAATGTCTACAGTGCATTATGAAATTCTTAACGTCGTTTCGCAATCAGTCAATAAATGCTATGActaaaaaatgcaattttgCAACAAAATACCATTTCGAGACATCTCAGAGCCGTACTGCTTGCTGtttaaaattacagttttgtgaaatttaattatttattggagACGAAAAAACCTTTtgttctaattaaatattttatattctaatttatCATTTCCAGATACGAAAACTTGCAGGCAGAACTTGATttacattgtaatttaaatttaaaaggcaAATACAGAGCAACTGGTAAAGTACTGCTTTTTTCTATAAACGGAGACGGGGATGCTAAAATTAAAGCGCGTAAGTAACATCTGTATTGCATAATATGTTGAAtcaatagaaacaaaaatcgTCCGAAATAAATGACCTAATGATTTTAtcgatgttttgttttttgcctgtatttttttttgtgtacatCTAAAAGCAATTCCCTATTTACAGATGACACAtatatgaattgtaaaatacgTTTTGAGGACAGAGTAAGAGATGGAATCGAGTATCgtgaaataaaagattataaagTGAACTACCGTCATGGTCAAAAAGTATCATTTGTCTTTACCAACCTCTTTAAAGGAAATCCCGAATTAAGTAAGTATTATAGTATAGAatgttgatttaaatttttttaatgctggtaaaaataaaaaaaaatatgaaactaaGTATCCACAAAAGATTTATAcagttatttcataaaatgtaattttttttatattaaaatccttCTATTGCAAAATtcgcatattttataaaaaaaatatatctgtttgCACGGAAGTTCTCGCCGAAGTTCACAAGTCcaaagttatatatacaagaattaatattactataatattaattaataaacatttcttttttcacatttatgttataatagtagtacaaaacaacatttttcaaATGACAAGGTTTTGAAAGTTAATGAAAAGAGGAAgacgtatatttaatttattttacacttttaattatttgaaaaaaaattataggtcTTTTAAACATATGTTCAAATAAAGAGTATATATGCGGACAACTAACATGTTTTGTCacattgtatgtatgtataggtATAGAGATGTtgccattatattaatataataattgttggcaaatttgaattatgttttgtttaattgaagaaaaaaaaataaaaataataataactgtaATTGACGATGAAcagatattttcaaaatatttaaatcttcatTTAGTTTTTGTCAATGTGTTTAAAGCATTATAATGCTAGACAAATACATGGCTATAAAACAGCTCGTTATATGCTTATGAATTGTTAGTGCTAAAAGTTAgagaacaatattataattaagacttcgttttacttttataattttttaaaaataataattgtctgatcaatttacaaaattctaAAAAGTCTTGTGcaactgtaaaaaaatattttatgagataaagatcaaaatatattaataaataaaattaattcttatggCACGGATTTTCTGATAGACAATCGATCTGtaaaggtataaaaatatgagagttatattcttattttgatCGATAAtgggtatataataaaaattgtgacaTTAATTGATTGAGCTTTTTACAGTCCCGACGAtagaataatttcatttaccttacattttaatggactttttataattcaaccaaatttaaatttatagcagaataaatttttaaataataaaacatgatcAGAAAGTTATTGGTGTGTTTGCTTTTTGTAAGCCAgtgtttttattgataataagtgtttaattttgtttttttcaggTGAAACTGTCCTGAACTTCTTGAATGAAAACTGGAAAGAGATTTTGGATGAATTTGGAAAACCTATAATAGAAACAATTATTAGAATTACATTTAACggcattaaaaaattctttcatcAGGTCCCAAagagtgaaatttatatcGAATAAGTTTTTAGGTCGTAATAGTTAAGATAAAAgagttttgtatgaaaatagtttttaaatgaattttattttattcgtacaaggcattaaaatatttttttaaaataaactttagcTTTTCTGTAGTATTATGttcatattattgtaatcCTAACCTAATTCCCAGTTAGTTTACTGTCATATTTCCTACAACCAGATTAGAGCCAGTAGCAAttctattattgaattaagGTTTTTACTCGGAACGtgtgtaatttatattgattattttattagtttcaggcatattttcaattagtttttaaatgtttgcgctaaaagtttatattatacacgaactttttttgtagatgtgaAACTACCAgacatataaagttattttaaaaaagatatctaGGATTTAAACAAAGGGGTGTTTTGAGGTTAACCATTATATGAGATCAACAATAGCTTGGGCAATTCGCCCACTttacaaaagtttttcaacaaaagaaaaattaaactcAAGAAATTTGAAACTAgcttagttttttttctttttaaataatatttatttacctgtAAAAATGAGTAGGGAAACGTAAATCTTCCTCTGACAATGTCCTTTACAACACCtaagaataaaacaatatatatgaacggtgtatataagaaaacatgttaataaacaaaaatgttaatatactGTGCTTCCAGTATGTacgaaaattaaactttttaaatgaaactagtgttattcggatttactacgcggattttattatttaaaaactacataatcccgacgtttcggttactttgcagcaaccgtgatcacgggcagacgaggtgtcacACACCTcgaatccgaataacactagtttcatttaaatgaatactcgcgaaaatcttagatctcattaaactttttaattcgtaattctttatattgaagcaacattatgtaatatttaacatgattcaatgtaatatttaagatgATTTACTTACCCACAGgatattcaaacaaataaataactgaaaaaaCTTTGGACATAAAATGGAACGGATAAAATCCTTCGTCCAACTTAAATTTTGGTATTAAATATGTCTGCATTTGTGGGAGACTgctaaacttaattttactgTCGCTTTCTTTGGGGTTATACCAATCATCTGTGAAACTCGACTGGAAATTACTTTCTGTCACAACTCCCGAACCGATATCATTGTTATACGAGACGGTGTAttgatttatgtttatatttttcgttattGGTATAATAGGCACTACACTAGCTTGATTTGTAGACGCTATTAGTTCGGTACTACTTGATAGTTCTAGGTCTTCATTGGTTGCAGTTTTGTAGATATTATAGTTTTCTAACCACGATCTTAATGTGgatgtattattttctttcaaagagttccttttacttaaaacatttcCAGCTGTTTTCATGTTTTCCATTTCCAAGCCAATCCTTTTACTTTCATCACTAAACCCTGTGGATTTGGTTTTTGAATCATCTCTAAAAAGAGTTTCATAGCAATTATCccaaataagatttaatgcTTTTTTGGCTTCTATGTCATTGCTACCAATTACACTGCttgaagaattatattttgcaaaatgCACCTCAGTCTCTTTATTTTCTTGatttttatcatcattttCTTCGGCAGTCGTTTTTCTAATAGGGTTATTTGACAAGATTGACTGGAAATTTTCTTGCGGTACATTAAGGAAGTGATTTAAGACGGTGCCGTCGAAGGTATTCAGATTGTTTCCGGCAGAGTCCGCAGGCGTCTCTTGCGATGTCGTCTGGATTTGTCGGATTTGCAAGGCAAAAACGGAATCTAATAAAGACGATTGCGTCGTCTTTTCCTCGCTTACTGAGTTACCAtccgtttttaaaataacaaggtTTGCTAGCAGTATTGCAAACTTAAATGTATTAGATgacatttttgatattttcagtAGTAGTTGTGTTCGCGTCGTATAATTGTTAGTTACGAAGAAGTACTGCGGTGTGGGGCATTGAACAGGGGATTTGAAGCACTTGTCAGTCTGCCGACTCCACTTACTGGATTATGAGAAGTGTAATCAAATACATACAACTCGTCAAGGCAGAGCtttaataaaagtgaaaacaGATTCAAcggtaaattaaattcaataaagcttaattatataagaactCCCTGGTACTTTGaattcaaatgtaaaaatatgattgatttataaaacataatttaaggttaaaaaaaatatattgtaatgaattttttgGCACATAATAAacggttaaaatataaacaatatatataatttattaaatgttgacatatttatgttgtcgtaatgtatttaattaataaatgagattttttttctctaactTCTTCATTACTCTGTGAAGTTAagcaacaaatttattaatacaattacttgtattgaaatagaaatagaGCCTAtgcaatgatttatattattaataattttctatatgaaaaatttcttgtaattatttttaatttctatttctcTAACCCTTACATGTTGTAAATTTCAGGAATGTTTGTCTCTACacatatatgatttaatagtTCGGTTAACTATTGAATATCGATAAATtgcaagttaaatattttagataagaatttagtgtaataaatcgaaaaataaatattataatacactaaaataatatctagagattattacattaatgatACAATATTACAGATGAGTCTATGGTTAGCTTAAtagaaattgtttataaatattatatttaataatcctTTCTATCCATGGATAGATATGCATCTGCATTTTTGTGAAAACGACTTtcctgaataatttatttagttgacTACGTATGCTCTATTTAATCGAAATGCACATATTTCTTCAATTCTAttcacaattttattgaaatgctgcttgaaatgttttacaggtttgaaatgtctttaaaatatcgtAGTCTTTGGATTTTTGTTGGGTTTTTAGTGTCGGCCAACGtctgaaaaaatataggaGTTGTCCATTATGTTGATTAACATTATCTTATGTGCTTAAGTAACACGTGGGTAGTtggtttgaaaattttaaatataaatttgaataataatacagtaatagaacattataatcaattggataagaaaaaaatgtaataactgAGCCTAAAATAACCgttcttcaaaaatataattgagataaaatgaaacttttgtGATGAAAATGATGTTTATAATTTCGTAAATGAAATTGGATagcataaagtttttattttattatataattgcaactttcaattttcaaacttatttaataagcCTGTGATGTCAATTAGTATATTGTAAGCCCAGCGTTTCAAGCCTCAGCCATCTTCAACCATTTCTACAAAATTCAAAGTACCATAAAATAACTTAGGATGTACATAGTAATATCgactttaaacttaaaatactctaaagttgtattttctttgttgCATAGCAGAGAAAAACGAGGGCGCGTGACCGTTACGATATGTATATGTGTTATGTCAACATACTGCTTTTCTTTTGGGCTTTTTTCCCGAGATTGTTTTAAGGTAAATCGACCACTAGTGGCTGGGTTAAGAGAAACAGGTCAGCGGGTCTCTGTGGCGTGTCATCACTTCACcataaattagttattttcgTCTCCcgtgttattaattaaagacgtaattttatttataaatcttataatgtttaattatgaaGAGTACATACAGTTAACGATAACTTTGGATATTTAgctttttttacaataatttgtattttattctttgaacaaattgtttatatatcaattagtCTCTTAGGAATTAACTAGATTAACATTTGTGGAATAGTGTTTATTCTGATTCATCGCCATTTGTTCTCTTGAAACCATTAAGGGTTAAAGCAATCAATCACCCACCgttagtgaaaaatattacctcttagatttaaagtatatatttttcaatttacttcTTTCATGTATCctttattttctgtaaaaaaaataatactataaaaaaaatcataacaatttcacaaacaaaaaatctctgaataaatcaattttaattaagagaaaatatacatacaactaATTAGTACTTTTGACTTACTGATAACTTTGTAATCAATCAACATGATCGTAACttctaaattttgaaatattcccTTAACTTTTggacagaaaaataaaaattgcaaaatatagaaatgttaCGTAGTAAgtatttacgtattttattattgtaatgtttaatttcaattatagtACTCCTGCTGTATAAAGTGTTTCATCATTACGAAGTGCTGAaaagttgtataaaattagatagcaatataaaatatacatatggaaatattttaaagtcattCAAAGGGATTTTAAGCATTCTTTGCTCAAATGAATaggtttttatgataatattaaactgtttGAGAATTACCTTAACCGAGATATGGAAAGAgtttggaaaataattttaagcctCACTATACTAAAATAGTACatgtttgcaaaaaaatatacagaattgtatttgatttaaagCGTACTTAGTTAAGCTGTgagtgtaaaattataataaaaagttgtttaaaatgGTGGAAGTAAAATTTGGCGGAGTTTTAAGggattttctaaataattctaaatggGCTCACTAGAAACCATGGTCTTGCAGATATTGGTAAAATTTAAGCAAAACGAaagtatactaaaaataagatgaatttatatttttaaacatattttttaccttttcCTAGTTGAGCACACGTTTTACAGTAAATTATAAGCAAATAAACAgtcattaatgtatttttaatgctttgttattttttgttccaaATCATATAACCATGAAATGTAttcattaatgtaaattataaaacgcaatctaaaaaaaaagttctaattaaaataatgtatgaaaGAAATTACTTCAATTGAATGAAAAGAGCCAACCATTAACAAGGAcactttaaacttttttaagaaataaaacgtaGTATGAGGTCATCTAAGTAGgtgttaaaagatttatagtgATCACACCTAAATCCGTTATCATAGTTGAACACAGCTAACAGCTTAATTTTTAAGACCTGTTATTTCACTTATATGAAAAAAGGCATAATACAGCATGAAATCATTGATAAATTCATAAAGGTGATGAATCTGGGaagataaatatgaattatataacaatatttcagAGTTACTTAAGGATCattgattaaattaacataacttatatttcaaaaattaatatcaaagaatGGTACAAAgcacaagtatttttttctgcaATTAGTGAATAGGCCAATAATCAGGGGGAGGAGTGAAGATTGAAGAATCTTTGAGATATGCTCTGAAGCTTTcagaaaataatttctgttattttattttactagagAACTAGTGTGCTtggatttgataaaatatttaataaatattattggtgTTTTGAATTATCTTGAGTTTTATACTCGAGGCAAACAATGtgaaattgttaattattttaaaatcaaagttGAGGCTTAAATCTACTTACGaataatatgtgaatataataatataattatgtaattatagaTCGAACTATAATGTGCAGtctagaaattatttaaaagcttttattttcatgGAAACTATATCAACAGTACAAATAAACGACTTTTTGTTCTAATGCTATTAAGTTCCTTCTAATACGATACGTAGTATCTTTAAAGACTTAATTCGTCACCCATCAACAGGCAATCaatgaaatagaattttagccTAGATATTTTAGAAATGACCGAAGATTTATAGGCAATTTCCTTTAATATCTCAGTTTGAACTTAGTTTgtgagatttaattttgagtattgCGCAGGCCGATTTTAGATGAGCAATGAAACTAATTATGAAGTTTGTAATTGCTccaatttaatacaattttgtgAGATCGTCttggtattataaataagtttaaatttattatttgaaaaacattttttaacacaaGAAAATGTTTCACTTGTGcctttgttttaattcaacatttttaaaatctcttgtatattgataaaactgaaaaaaaaacaacaaaaattagctgtaaacttttatatttttggaaaacaacattttgaagatgaaaaatttttttgcaataaaatggTAACAGTATAAATGCttgatacttttaaattaggtTGTTATTCAATTTGACTGAATATAGCAATGAAACTGTTAGCTCAAATAGTAACAGACATTATAGAGTTTAGCACAAGTTTATTCCTCATGTGGAATATCTGTGTGAAACTTCTATGAGACCCGTTCAATAGAAAACTAAATGCTTTCTGCTTGAATAGAAAGTTTAACGAACGAAATGTAAACATTGGTgcaaaacagaaataattttcaacagTGATTTTtcgtttatgtttatttttataaagaaatgatgaatgaataatttgtttttaaaatgtatgcgTGGAAAGCAACCTCCCTGGCTATCTTGAGTaactttaatcaaaataaatgttataatatcatGTTCTTCACAGTCAGACGAATTTTTGGTATCAATTAAAgcttatattctaaatttacgAGTTGCATTTTcgtatgatattatttaaattcatatagtAGATTTTTGTATGCAAGGGTCATAACAATCTATTTATCTGTATATCATatggaaaatatttctataacttCTCCATGatgatcaaataatatattgattgtaaactatattacattttctacATTTTGCGCGATAGAGCATACAAAGCTTTTATCTACGGAGTAAAATAGGTTTTCAAACTGAGAAAATAATGTTAGAGACGATCGTACCGATTCGTCTTGTTCTTGCAATCGTTAGTCTCTGTAAGACAAGATTTCCACGCACGCCTTTCTGTTGtcgcaaaatttaaaagaaatattatatgtcaatattatttgtcttatcaactaacattttcattaatactATGTAATGATAATATCAGATTACAGAACactgaaaaattgtttttaaaactgaGCAGCAATTcagttacattttttatgaagcTTGGTCTAGTCAGTTTGGTTCGACTTTGTGTGCGAATTTAATTAATCCTCGCGGTAAGCCTTAAGCTATTGACATACGGCTTGGAATTCACGAAACCTAATTAAGAAGTCAAACGGTAGTACAAACTAGATTTAATTACAGTTTCGTAAAACTTTAACGGGATATCTCTTCAGAGAATAGCTATCACGTGGAGTACTTATTCTATATCCTGTTATAGTTCAAATatcttgtttaataaaaataaataataatcttacctttaaagatattttttataaagttattgctatttatttatttaattagtggTTTTTCACTCGATGGTACTTAGGGATCACAAAGTTACTCGAGTAGTTAAACCTGCTGAAGTcccgaaataaaaattataatcaatcaaCTCTTTAATCATACAgtacaagttttaaaatttacatatcgATAccagagatttaaaaaataatccatatattaatcaataaacaattataataaaaaaatgttcaaagttaattaagtttaaattttttctataatttgaGAAGGTAAAGTAAAATGATACACCATCGATATTTTTGAAACgtttatactataatttttattataagaatctttttataacaatagacatatttttaaagacaaacCCCGAGAGATGTTATTTCTTAAgtctaaaatattcattatagtttttatttaataagttacaaaaaaaagtaatgatgaaaagtttttaaaatgttattttttgtattgaatattttattatgtgtgttaatatttatgttgtacATGTGCAGATTCAAATTTCGTAAGACCGAAAGtatcaattaaacttaaaagcaAGCCGTTTAGACTAAGCCATTTTAAGGTACAAGTTTCTTACGTTGTGGCCAAAGTTAGATAGATTTACCCATAAACACCaaggtattaaatttaattgaatttatgcTAGAATAGACcgcatattaaatacatatcttaaaagaacaaatatttatatatgacattacaacaaaatatgtattattatactgCATAAACCACAAAACGATATCTTGTTTTCTGTgagctttgaaataaaaagacgTAACcgtcaatatattttgtattttctataaaaacgaCGGTTGACCGCAGAAAAAGGGAGGCGATTGGTTCACGTAGAGCTCATTAAGAGTCAACGTTGGTGGAATACGAATCACATGAtactttagatatttatatctatagcAATTCTTCACTTTTCTGCAAAAATCTCAaacatcatttattatatcatgtaCGTTATTCTCTTAAGTAAAACGTATCATgctaactttaatataataaataaatactataatctGTATAcgttcaaagaaataaatattatattatatctgtttcactgttttaattatattgcagATAACAAAGAATGTTTTgaaatagtataaatttttaaacgttttcGCATCACATGTAACCGACACTATGGGCTTaaggatattaaaaacattactgtGATTACACTATATCTTTTTACCATAAAACGCCTTCATAAAAAagtgctttttatttaaacctatTTATTTAGGAACCGTTTTGAAGGATTTTCTGACGTACAATggataaatgttaaaatgaatccagaaaaattaaatgcaatCCTAATTACTATACCA
This genomic window from Danaus plexippus chromosome 14, MEX_DaPlex, whole genome shotgun sequence contains:
- the LOC133319148 gene encoding protein takeout-like, whose protein sequence is MISHSFYTFLISLFILFSESSSKVAPDYIVPCPGLKSDCLKKNIQETIPLFVQGIPSLGINSSDPLLRDKVNLDLPGGLKIEFYDGVLTGFKKCIVDSVKYENLQAELDLHCNLNLKGKYRATGKVLLFSINGDGDAKIKAHDTYMNCKIRFEDRVRDGIEYREIKDYKVNYRHGQKVSFVFTNLFKGNPELSETVLNFLNENWKEILDEFGKPIIETIIRITFNGIKKFFHQVPKSEIYIE